Proteins from a genomic interval of Stenotrophomonas sp. 24(2023):
- a CDS encoding glycosyltransferase family 2 protein — protein sequence MSQDRLTFVIAAYNEERALPQLHPRLLAVLDALHGLEGRVLYVDDGSSDGTWAILQALVAADPRVSALRLSRNFGKEAALTAGLDQVQAGAALILDADGQDPPELAGQFVARWREGYDNVYGTRLEREGEGWFKRLTATVFYRVMGRLSRTPIPADTGDFRLLSPRALAALRELRERHRFMKGLFSWVGFRSVAVPYHRHRRLAGRSKFSLWRLWNFALEGITGFSTVPLRAATYLGLATAVSAFLFAVWVVGKAALYGDRVAGWPTMMAVILFLGGVQLIALGLIGEYLGRLYEESKQRPLYLVDTWLAPPVADSVLQPTLGGQADDHGSATVGRQVS from the coding sequence ATGAGCCAGGATCGACTGACCTTCGTCATTGCCGCCTACAACGAAGAGCGGGCGCTGCCACAGCTGCACCCGCGGTTGCTGGCGGTGCTCGATGCGCTGCACGGGCTGGAGGGGCGCGTGCTGTATGTCGATGACGGCAGCAGTGATGGCACCTGGGCGATCCTGCAGGCGCTGGTGGCCGCCGATCCGCGCGTGAGCGCGCTGCGCCTGTCGCGCAACTTCGGCAAGGAGGCCGCGCTGACCGCGGGCCTGGACCAGGTGCAGGCCGGTGCGGCCTTGATCCTCGATGCCGACGGGCAGGACCCGCCGGAGCTGGCCGGGCAGTTCGTGGCGCGCTGGCGCGAAGGCTATGACAACGTCTATGGCACCCGCCTGGAGCGGGAGGGCGAGGGCTGGTTCAAGCGGCTGACCGCGACGGTGTTCTACCGGGTGATGGGGCGCTTGTCGCGCACACCGATTCCGGCCGATACGGGCGACTTCCGCCTGCTGTCGCCACGCGCGCTGGCGGCGCTGCGCGAACTGCGCGAGCGGCACCGGTTCATGAAAGGCCTGTTCAGTTGGGTGGGCTTCCGCAGCGTAGCGGTGCCTTACCACCGGCACCGCCGGCTGGCGGGCCGCAGCAAGTTCAGCCTCTGGCGGCTGTGGAACTTCGCGCTGGAGGGCATTACCGGGTTTTCGACGGTGCCGCTGCGCGCGGCGACCTACCTGGGCCTGGCCACGGCGGTGTCGGCGTTCCTGTTCGCGGTCTGGGTGGTGGGCAAGGCGGCGCTGTATGGCGACCGGGTAGCCGGCTGGCCGACGATGATGGCGGTGATCCTGTTCCTGGGCGGTGTGCAGCTGATCGCGCTGGGGCTGATCGGGGAATACCTGGGCCGGCTGTACGAGGAATCCAAACAGCGGCCGCTGTACCTGGTTGACACCTGGCTCGCACCGCCCGTGGCAGACTCGGTCCTGCAACCCACCCTGGGAGGGCAGGCAGATGACCACGGTTCGGCAACTGTTGGACGGCAAGTCTCCTGA
- the mtgA gene encoding monofunctional biosynthetic peptidoglycan transglycosylase — protein MGAAGEDHKVEAPAQAAPRRRWRWRQLLWLPVLFAGLSTLQVLVLRFIDPPLSTVMLWRYGEALGEGDWSYRLHYQWRDLDAMAPSLPISLVAAEDQRFPEHDGFDLQAIEKARDHNARGGRLRGASTISQQVAKNLFLWQGRSWVRKGLEVWYTVLIEALWPKQRILEMYANIAEFGDGVYGAQAASRKFWNKDAARLSPAESARLAAVLPAPRRYNAASPGPYVQRRAAWIQRQARQLGGAAYLQDD, from the coding sequence ATGGGGGCAGCGGGAGAGGACCACAAGGTGGAGGCACCGGCCCAGGCCGCGCCACGGCGTCGCTGGCGCTGGCGGCAGCTGCTGTGGCTGCCGGTGCTGTTCGCGGGCCTGAGCACCCTGCAGGTGCTGGTGCTGCGTTTCATCGACCCGCCGTTGTCCACGGTGATGCTGTGGCGCTACGGCGAGGCGCTGGGCGAAGGGGACTGGTCCTATCGCCTGCACTACCAGTGGCGGGACCTGGACGCGATGGCGCCGAGCCTGCCGATTTCGCTGGTGGCGGCCGAAGACCAGCGCTTCCCCGAGCACGATGGGTTCGACCTGCAGGCCATCGAGAAGGCGCGCGACCACAATGCACGCGGCGGGCGCCTGCGCGGGGCCAGCACGATCAGCCAGCAGGTGGCCAAGAATCTGTTCCTGTGGCAGGGCCGCAGCTGGGTCCGCAAGGGGCTGGAGGTCTGGTACACGGTGCTGATCGAGGCGCTGTGGCCGAAGCAGCGCATCCTGGAGATGTACGCCAACATCGCCGAGTTCGGCGATGGCGTCTATGGCGCGCAGGCCGCCTCGCGGAAATTCTGGAACAAGGATGCCGCCCGTCTGAGCCCGGCCGAGAGTGCGCGCCTGGCGGCGGTACTGCCGGCACCGCGTCGCTACAACGCGGCCAGCCCGGGCCCGTACGTGCAGCGACGTGCCGCCTGGATCCAGCGCCAGGCCCGCCAGCTGGGCGGTGCGGCGTACCTGCAGGACGACTGA
- a CDS encoding Hsp33 family molecular chaperone HslO, translating into MTAQNDSLIRFLLPDAGVRGVHVHLSASWQEILSHAVYPDQAAELLGEAAVASALFTGHTKVDGRLSIQLRSSSALRALFAECTAAGTLRGIVQLSDGGDAPRDLTTLGDDALLAITIENPGLDPREPQRYQSLVGLTAPALDEAFEDYFRQSEQLPTRLLLVADRHGAAGLMLQKLPGDEGDEDGWARASALFETLSKAELLATPAADLLHRLFHEESPTLVGEKALRFGCSCSRERVAGMLQSLGEEEARAAAEPDGVVEIRCEFCGREYHFPLTEFGILFSSNGELLPAPERLQ; encoded by the coding sequence ATGACCGCCCAAAACGATTCCCTGATCCGCTTCCTGCTTCCCGATGCCGGCGTACGTGGCGTGCACGTGCACCTGTCGGCCAGCTGGCAGGAGATCCTGTCCCACGCCGTCTACCCGGACCAGGCCGCCGAACTGCTGGGCGAGGCCGCCGTGGCCTCGGCCCTGTTCACCGGCCACACCAAGGTCGATGGCCGGCTGTCGATCCAGCTGCGCAGCAGCAGCGCCCTGCGCGCGCTGTTCGCCGAATGCACCGCCGCCGGCACCCTGCGCGGCATCGTCCAGCTGTCCGACGGCGGCGATGCCCCGCGCGACCTGACCACCCTCGGTGACGACGCCCTGCTGGCCATCACCATCGAGAACCCGGGCCTGGACCCGCGCGAACCGCAGCGCTACCAGAGCCTGGTCGGCCTGACCGCGCCGGCCCTGGATGAGGCCTTCGAGGACTACTTCCGCCAGTCCGAGCAGCTGCCGACCCGCCTGCTGCTGGTCGCCGACCGCCACGGCGCAGCCGGCCTGATGCTGCAGAAGCTGCCCGGCGATGAAGGCGACGAGGACGGCTGGGCCCGCGCCAGCGCCCTGTTCGAGACCCTGTCCAAGGCCGAGCTGCTGGCCACCCCGGCCGCCGACCTGCTGCATCGCCTGTTCCACGAGGAATCCCCGACGCTGGTCGGCGAGAAGGCCCTGCGCTTCGGCTGCTCCTGCTCCCGCGAGCGGGTGGCCGGCATGCTGCAGTCGCTGGGCGAAGAAGAGGCCCGGGCCGCCGCCGAGCCGGACGGCGTGGTCGAAATCCGCTGCGAGTTCTGCGGACGGGAGTATCACTTCCCATTGACGGAATTCGGCATACTGTTCAGCAGCAACGGGGAACTCCTGCCGGCACCTGAACGGCTTCAGTAA
- a CDS encoding TonB-dependent receptor translates to MNFQSNKLRDAVVIALVAGAASATTVQAQEATNLDRISVTGSRIKSTDIETSQPVLSLTRADIEKQGVTSVADILQRVAANGAALNRTFNNGGDGSAGVSLRNLGSERTLVLVNGRRWTTGLNGSVDLNTIPTAMIERIDILKDGASTIYGSDAIAGVVNIITKHNFDGAEANFYKGQYSQGDGEREAYDFTLGTTTDRASITVGASYVNEKSVMAGDRKISAGGPPFFSGQSATGLPGSYIRNNQQYVIINGVETPFDPNVHGYNTAPDNYLLTPNERTSLFVLGSYNITDNITFRTEAMYNERKSEQLLAAMPVTGQKLSASSIYNPYGVELTGVNRRFNESGGRSFNQNVKNWHFYGGFEGFFEFAGRNFDWDVGYRYDKTDENDLTYGLFNKARLAEAYGPSAIRDGKAVCLNSAGAVIAGCVPINPLGGLGSVSPEALKYASFTAHDSSSLVSKGYYANISGEIVQLPAGALGFAAGYEYRKETGQFDPDAFIASGLSTGNGAAPTKGGYDLNEFFAELSIPVLADLPGAKLLDFSVASRFSDYSNFGNTTNNKFGFRWKPIDDLMIRGNYSEGFRAPSINNLYRGNTDSFETYIDPCSSNAGLRTGAVAAQCAAQGVPANFVQPGAGSGRKQTVVPFTWQANPNLKPETSTSRTLGLVWSPSFVTGLNVTLDWWQIKVEDAITRPAIQDIMSYCYGGTPQQQATYCPLITRDPNYGTINQRYTITNVNMPLQNLASYKVEGWDLGILYRLPETSFGQFTISLDSTYLSKWETKSTQDSPVQGRQGRYRDQDPYWRVRSNLYVDWTYGDFGVNWGLRYKSGMRETCPFDPVKNPDTFPYCSDGAKGENHIGATTYHDIQVRYNLPWKGTVMLGLNNAFDKQPPVSYSVRANMFDPQYDLPGRYMYMQYKQQF, encoded by the coding sequence ATGAATTTCCAGTCCAACAAACTGCGTGATGCGGTTGTGATTGCGCTTGTTGCCGGTGCGGCATCCGCCACCACGGTCCAGGCCCAGGAAGCAACCAATCTGGACCGTATCTCGGTCACGGGTTCGCGCATCAAGAGCACCGACATCGAAACCTCGCAGCCGGTCCTCAGCCTGACCCGTGCCGACATCGAAAAGCAGGGTGTGACCTCGGTCGCCGACATCCTGCAGCGCGTTGCCGCCAACGGTGCAGCCCTGAACCGTACGTTCAACAACGGCGGTGACGGCTCGGCCGGCGTCAGCCTGCGCAACCTGGGTTCCGAGCGCACCCTGGTGCTGGTCAACGGCCGTCGCTGGACCACCGGTCTGAACGGCAGCGTCGACCTGAACACCATCCCGACCGCGATGATCGAGCGCATCGACATCCTGAAGGACGGTGCGTCGACCATCTATGGCTCGGACGCCATCGCCGGCGTGGTGAACATCATCACCAAGCACAACTTCGACGGCGCGGAAGCGAACTTCTACAAGGGCCAGTACAGCCAGGGCGATGGCGAGCGTGAAGCCTATGACTTCACCCTGGGCACCACCACTGACCGCGCTTCGATCACCGTCGGCGCCTCCTACGTCAACGAAAAGTCGGTGATGGCCGGTGATCGCAAGATCTCCGCCGGTGGCCCGCCGTTCTTCAGCGGCCAGAGCGCAACCGGTCTGCCGGGCAGCTACATCCGCAACAACCAGCAGTACGTCATCATCAATGGCGTGGAAACGCCGTTCGATCCGAACGTGCACGGCTACAACACCGCGCCGGACAACTACCTGCTGACCCCGAACGAGCGTACTTCGCTGTTCGTGCTGGGCTCCTACAACATCACCGACAACATCACCTTCCGCACCGAGGCGATGTACAACGAGCGCAAGTCCGAGCAGCTGCTCGCGGCGATGCCGGTGACGGGCCAGAAGCTGAGCGCAAGCAGCATCTACAACCCGTATGGCGTTGAACTGACCGGCGTGAACCGTCGCTTCAACGAATCCGGCGGCCGTTCGTTCAACCAGAACGTCAAGAACTGGCACTTCTACGGTGGCTTCGAAGGCTTCTTCGAATTCGCTGGCCGCAACTTCGACTGGGATGTCGGCTACCGCTACGACAAGACCGACGAAAACGACCTGACCTACGGCCTGTTCAACAAGGCGCGTCTGGCTGAAGCCTATGGCCCGTCGGCCATCCGCGACGGCAAGGCGGTCTGCTTGAATTCGGCCGGTGCCGTCATCGCCGGCTGCGTGCCGATCAATCCGCTCGGCGGCCTGGGTTCGGTTTCCCCGGAAGCGCTGAAGTACGCCTCCTTCACCGCGCACGACTCGTCCTCGCTGGTGTCCAAGGGCTACTACGCCAACATCTCCGGTGAAATCGTGCAGCTGCCGGCGGGTGCACTGGGCTTCGCAGCAGGTTATGAATACCGCAAGGAAACCGGCCAGTTCGATCCGGACGCCTTCATTGCCTCGGGCCTGAGCACCGGTAACGGCGCAGCCCCGACCAAGGGCGGCTATGACCTGAACGAGTTCTTCGCGGAACTGTCGATCCCGGTGCTGGCAGACCTGCCGGGCGCCAAGCTGCTGGACTTCAGCGTGGCCTCGCGCTTCTCTGACTACAGCAACTTCGGCAACACCACCAACAACAAGTTTGGTTTCCGCTGGAAGCCGATCGACGACCTGATGATCCGCGGCAACTACTCGGAAGGCTTCCGCGCGCCGAGCATCAACAACCTGTACCGCGGCAACACGGACTCCTTCGAAACCTACATCGACCCCTGCTCGTCCAACGCGGGCCTGCGTACGGGTGCCGTTGCAGCCCAGTGTGCCGCCCAGGGCGTTCCGGCCAACTTCGTCCAGCCGGGTGCTGGCAGTGGCCGCAAGCAGACCGTGGTGCCGTTCACCTGGCAGGCCAACCCGAACCTGAAGCCGGAAACCTCGACCAGCCGCACGCTGGGCCTGGTGTGGAGCCCGAGCTTCGTCACCGGCCTGAACGTCACCCTGGACTGGTGGCAGATCAAGGTGGAGGACGCCATCACCCGTCCGGCGATCCAGGACATCATGAGCTACTGCTATGGCGGCACGCCGCAGCAGCAGGCGACCTACTGCCCGCTGATCACGCGTGACCCCAACTACGGCACGATCAACCAGCGCTACACCATCACCAACGTCAACATGCCGCTGCAGAACCTGGCATCGTACAAGGTGGAAGGCTGGGATCTGGGCATCCTGTACCGCCTGCCGGAAACCTCGTTCGGCCAGTTCACCATCAGCCTGGACAGCACCTACCTGTCGAAGTGGGAAACCAAGTCGACCCAGGATTCGCCGGTGCAGGGCCGCCAGGGCCGCTACCGCGACCAGGATCCGTACTGGCGCGTCCGCTCCAATCTGTATGTGGATTGGACCTACGGCGATTTCGGCGTGAACTGGGGCCTGCGCTACAAGTCCGGCATGCGCGAAACCTGCCCGTTCGATCCGGTCAAGAACCCGGACACCTTCCCGTACTGCTCTGACGGTGCGAAGGGTGAGAACCACATCGGCGCCACCACCTACCACGACATCCAGGTTCGCTACAACCTGCCGTGGAAGGGCACCGTCATGCTGGGTCTGAACAACGCGTTCGACAAGCAGCCGCCGGTGTCGTACTCGGTGCGTGCCAACATGTTCGACCCGCAGTACGACCTGCCGGGCCGCTACATGTACATGCAGTACAAGCAGCAGTTCTGA
- a CDS encoding TetR/AcrR family transcriptional regulator yields the protein MNAPEASTGEPRAGRNSRLSAEDWAQAALDLIAEQGVSAVAVEPLARRLGVTKGSFYWHFPSRDALLQAALERWELFEQEQVFGSLEDVPDPRVRMRQLFQVVAHEVQPHIIYSELLKALDHPMVRPVIDRVSQRRMDYLIASFRQAGLSSTDARHRARLAYAAYVGFLQLSLQLQQPRQAREDFEAYVEHVIETLIPTG from the coding sequence ATGAATGCACCCGAAGCTTCCACCGGCGAACCGCGCGCCGGCCGCAACAGCCGCCTGAGCGCCGAAGACTGGGCCCAGGCCGCCCTCGACCTGATTGCCGAACAAGGCGTGTCCGCCGTGGCCGTGGAGCCGCTGGCCCGGCGCCTGGGGGTCACCAAGGGCAGTTTCTACTGGCATTTCCCGTCGCGCGATGCGCTGCTGCAGGCCGCGCTGGAGCGCTGGGAACTGTTCGAGCAGGAGCAGGTGTTCGGCAGCCTGGAGGACGTGCCGGACCCGCGCGTGCGCATGCGCCAGCTGTTCCAGGTGGTGGCCCATGAAGTGCAGCCGCACATCATCTACAGCGAACTGCTCAAGGCGCTGGACCACCCGATGGTGCGTCCGGTGATCGACCGCGTCTCGCAGCGGCGCATGGACTACCTGATCGCCTCGTTCCGCCAGGCAGGGCTCAGCTCCACCGATGCCCGCCACCGTGCGCGCCTGGCCTATGCGGCCTACGTGGGCTTCCTGCAGTTGTCGCTGCAGCTGCAGCAGCCGCGGCAGGCGCGGGAAGATTTCGAGGCCTATGTCGAGCACGTGATCGAGACGCTGATCCCGACCGGTTGA
- a CDS encoding alpha/beta hydrolase: MVTPLLPPSFDEQRLDAAHGARLAATVHEHGRRGRILFAHGFGQTRHAWTATAHALASAGFPTLAYDARGHGDSDWNAADAPYHGEQFADDLIVLAGEQPRPPVLVAASMGGLFGLLAESRWPGLFSAMVLVDITPRWDTAGVERILAFMTAHPDGFASLAQAADVISAYMPHRPRKSEQSLRALLREDGQGRWRWHWDPRLVAELARDSEQHQDALAEAARQVKCPLLLVSGGRSDLVTPQTVAEFLALAPHARHVELPQATHMVAGDDNDAFTATVLDYLDVLSVAPATTSSVTNEHVTGARS; this comes from the coding sequence ATGGTCACTCCCCTCCTTCCGCCTTCGTTCGATGAGCAGCGCCTGGACGCCGCGCACGGCGCGCGGCTGGCCGCAACGGTCCACGAGCATGGCCGCCGCGGTCGCATCCTGTTCGCGCACGGCTTCGGCCAGACCCGCCACGCCTGGACCGCCACCGCCCACGCGTTGGCGTCGGCCGGCTTCCCTACGCTGGCCTACGATGCGCGTGGCCATGGCGATTCGGACTGGAACGCGGCGGACGCCCCCTACCACGGCGAACAGTTTGCCGATGACCTGATCGTGCTGGCCGGCGAACAGCCGCGCCCGCCGGTGCTGGTGGCCGCATCGATGGGCGGCCTGTTCGGGCTGCTGGCCGAATCACGCTGGCCGGGCCTGTTCTCGGCGATGGTGCTGGTGGACATCACCCCGCGCTGGGATACCGCCGGTGTCGAACGCATCCTGGCCTTCATGACCGCCCATCCCGATGGCTTCGCCTCGCTGGCCCAGGCCGCCGATGTCATCTCGGCGTACATGCCGCACCGCCCGCGCAAATCCGAACAGTCCCTGCGTGCGCTGCTGCGCGAGGACGGCCAGGGCCGCTGGCGCTGGCACTGGGACCCGCGGCTGGTGGCCGAACTGGCCCGCGACAGCGAACAGCACCAGGATGCGCTGGCCGAGGCGGCGCGCCAGGTGAAATGCCCCCTGCTGCTGGTCAGCGGCGGGCGCAGCGACCTGGTCACGCCGCAGACCGTGGCCGAATTCCTGGCCCTGGCACCCCATGCGCGCCATGTCGAACTGCCGCAGGCGACCCACATGGTCGCCGGTGATGACAACGACGCCTTTACCGCAACTGTGTTGGACTATCTGGACGTGTTGTCCGTGGCACCGGCCACGACTTCGTCCGTCACAAACGAGCACGTCACCGGAGCACGCTCATGA
- a CDS encoding acyl-CoA dehydrogenase, with amino-acid sequence MSIVLPFLAVLLAGAFVAYHRMRLITWTLISVALLVACWFIPYVNQTATIVAAALVAIIAVPLLLPFIRKPLLTAPMMKVFRKVLPPLSQTERIALETGSVGFEGQLFTGDPDWNILLNYPKPQLTAEEQAFLDGPVEELCKMVNDWEITHVHADLPPELWAFIKKNKFFGMIIPKEYGGLGFSALAHHKVIQKLASVSSVVSSTVGVPNSLGPGELLVHYGTQAQKDQYLPRLADGREVPCFGLTGPFAGSDATSIPDYGIVCKGEWNGEQVLGVKLTFDKRYITLAPVATLIGMAFRMYDPDGLIGDTRDIGITLGLLPRDTVGVEIGRRHFPLNSTFQNGPIRGKDVFIPLTQLIGGAAMAGKGWNMLNECLAVGRSITLPSTASGGAKAGAAITGAYARIRKQFGLSVGRFEGVEEALARIGGKAYKISALSQATAAAVDRGDVPSVPSAIAKYHCTNMSREVISDMMDVIGGKGIILGPRNFAGRSWQAAPIAITVEGANIMTRSLLIFGQGAILCHPWVLKEMKAAQDPDTRAGLQDFDRSLFGHIRYGISNAVRSFWFGLTGARFGAAPGDAYTRRYFRKLDRYSANLALMADISMMTLGGKLKFKESLSGRLGDVLSHVYMTSAMLKRYHDEGAPQADQPLLAWAFHDSVHKIEESLSAALRNFPIRPIGWLMWALIFPFGRRAEAPGDRLSRRVAALLMAPNEARDRLAHGVFLTPCENNPGGRINSYLAKAIMAEPVERKFLKALKSKGIEALDFKAQLDEAVAEGVLTQDERSLLEELRTLTLDTITVDDFDTEELRSASYAQRQHKDTHSQAA; translated from the coding sequence ATGAGCATCGTTCTTCCCTTCCTTGCCGTCCTGCTGGCGGGGGCGTTCGTCGCCTACCACCGCATGCGGCTGATCACCTGGACCCTCATCAGCGTGGCCCTGCTGGTCGCGTGCTGGTTCATTCCCTACGTCAACCAGACCGCCACGATCGTGGCCGCCGCGCTGGTGGCCATCATCGCCGTGCCGCTGCTGCTGCCGTTCATCCGCAAGCCGCTGCTGACCGCACCGATGATGAAGGTGTTCCGCAAGGTGCTGCCGCCGCTGTCGCAGACCGAGCGCATCGCCCTGGAAACCGGTTCGGTGGGGTTTGAAGGCCAGCTGTTCACCGGCGACCCGGACTGGAACATCCTGCTCAACTACCCCAAGCCGCAGCTGACCGCTGAAGAACAGGCCTTCCTCGATGGCCCGGTCGAAGAACTGTGCAAGATGGTCAACGACTGGGAAATCACCCACGTCCATGCCGACCTGCCGCCGGAACTGTGGGCCTTCATCAAGAAGAACAAGTTCTTCGGCATGATCATCCCGAAGGAATACGGCGGCCTGGGCTTCTCCGCGCTGGCCCACCACAAGGTCATCCAGAAGCTGGCCTCGGTGTCCTCGGTGGTCAGCTCCACCGTCGGCGTGCCCAACTCGCTGGGCCCGGGCGAACTGCTGGTGCATTACGGCACCCAGGCGCAGAAGGACCAGTACCTGCCGCGCCTGGCCGATGGCCGTGAAGTGCCCTGCTTCGGCCTGACCGGCCCGTTCGCCGGCTCCGATGCCACCTCCATCCCCGATTACGGCATCGTCTGCAAGGGCGAGTGGAACGGCGAGCAGGTGCTCGGCGTGAAGCTGACCTTCGACAAGCGCTACATCACCCTGGCCCCGGTCGCCACGCTGATCGGCATGGCCTTCCGCATGTACGATCCGGACGGCCTGATCGGCGATACCCGCGACATCGGCATCACCCTGGGCCTGCTGCCGCGTGACACCGTCGGCGTGGAAATCGGCCGTCGCCACTTCCCGCTGAACTCGACCTTCCAGAACGGCCCGATCCGCGGCAAGGACGTGTTCATCCCGCTGACCCAGCTGATCGGCGGTGCCGCCATGGCCGGCAAGGGCTGGAACATGCTCAACGAGTGCCTGGCCGTGGGCCGCTCGATCACCCTGCCCTCCACTGCCAGCGGCGGTGCCAAGGCCGGCGCTGCCATCACCGGTGCCTACGCGCGCATCCGCAAGCAGTTCGGCCTGTCGGTCGGCCGCTTCGAGGGCGTGGAAGAAGCCCTGGCCCGCATCGGTGGCAAGGCCTACAAGATCAGCGCGCTGTCGCAGGCCACCGCCGCTGCGGTCGACCGCGGCGACGTGCCGTCGGTGCCCTCGGCCATCGCCAAGTACCACTGCACCAACATGAGCCGTGAAGTGATCTCGGACATGATGGACGTGATCGGCGGCAAGGGCATCATCCTGGGGCCGCGCAACTTCGCCGGCCGCAGCTGGCAGGCCGCGCCGATCGCGATCACCGTGGAAGGCGCCAACATCATGACCCGCAGCCTGCTGATCTTCGGCCAGGGTGCGATCCTCTGCCACCCGTGGGTGCTGAAGGAAATGAAGGCCGCGCAGGACCCGGATACCCGTGCTGGCCTGCAGGACTTCGACCGCAGCCTGTTCGGCCACATCCGCTACGGCATTTCCAACGCCGTGCGTTCGTTCTGGTTCGGCCTGACCGGTGCCCGCTTCGGTGCCGCCCCGGGCGATGCCTACACCCGCCGGTACTTCCGCAAGCTGGACCGCTACTCGGCCAACCTGGCGCTGATGGCCGACATCTCGATGATGACGCTGGGCGGCAAGCTGAAGTTCAAGGAATCGCTGTCCGGCCGCCTGGGCGACGTACTGAGCCATGTCTACATGACCAGCGCCATGCTCAAGCGCTACCACGACGAAGGCGCGCCGCAGGCCGACCAGCCGCTGCTGGCCTGGGCCTTCCATGACAGCGTGCACAAGATCGAGGAATCGCTGTCGGCCGCACTGCGCAACTTCCCGATCCGCCCGATCGGCTGGCTGATGTGGGCGCTGATCTTCCCGTTCGGCCGCCGTGCCGAAGCCCCGGGCGACCGCCTGAGCCGCCGCGTGGCCGCGCTGCTGATGGCCCCGAACGAGGCCCGCGACCGCCTGGCCCACGGCGTGTTCCTGACCCCGTGCGAGAACAACCCCGGTGGCCGCATCAACAGCTACCTGGCCAAGGCGATCATGGCCGAGCCGGTGGAGCGCAAGTTCCTCAAGGCGCTCAAGAGCAAGGGCATCGAGGCACTGGACTTCAAGGCCCAGCTGGACGAAGCGGTGGCCGAAGGCGTGCTGACCCAGGACGAGCGCAGCCTGCTGGAAGAACTGCGCACGCTGACCCTGGACACCATCACGGTGGACGACTTCGATACCGAAGAGCTGCGTTCGGCCAGCTACGCCCAGCGCCAGCACAAGGACACGCACTCGCAGGCGGCCTGA
- a CDS encoding hotdog fold domain-containing protein codes for MAPPLLSLYRRLQRWPAGTWLFSRAVCFKAPYFASIAPRITRLEHGRCEGTLADRRRVRNHIGTVHAIAMCNLAELTAGLMVDASLPKDMRWIPKGMQVQYLAKARGTLRAVALPAQPIVSAAAGYALPVTVSVRDAAGTEVFSAVIDMWLSPKK; via the coding sequence ATGGCCCCACCGCTGCTTTCGCTGTACCGCCGCCTGCAACGCTGGCCGGCCGGCACCTGGTTGTTCTCGCGCGCGGTCTGTTTCAAGGCGCCCTACTTCGCCAGCATCGCCCCACGCATCACCCGCCTGGAACACGGCCGCTGCGAAGGCACGCTGGCCGACCGCCGGCGCGTGCGCAACCACATCGGCACCGTGCATGCCATCGCGATGTGCAACCTGGCCGAACTGACCGCCGGGCTGATGGTCGATGCATCCTTGCCCAAGGATATGCGCTGGATACCGAAGGGGATGCAGGTGCAGTACCTGGCCAAGGCGCGCGGCACACTGCGCGCGGTGGCGTTGCCGGCACAGCCGATCGTGTCGGCGGCGGCGGGTTACGCGCTGCCGGTGACGGTGAGCGTGCGCGATGCTGCGGGCACGGAGGTGTTCAGCGCGGTGATCGACATGTGGCTGTCACCGAAGAAGTGA
- a CDS encoding DUF1304 domain-containing protein, giving the protein MSTIALLLTGLVAVLHVYFLVLEMFLWTRPLGLKTFRNTPEKAEITRVLAANQGLYNGFLAAGIIVGLAMAQPVLVTFSLACVVVAGAYGAYSVSRRIFMIQAVPAILALVLRAVA; this is encoded by the coding sequence CTGTCGACCATCGCGCTGCTGCTGACCGGACTGGTCGCTGTGCTGCACGTGTATTTCCTGGTGCTGGAAATGTTCCTGTGGACCCGTCCGCTGGGCCTGAAGACGTTCCGCAATACGCCGGAGAAGGCCGAGATCACCCGTGTGCTGGCGGCCAACCAGGGGCTGTACAACGGCTTCCTGGCGGCGGGCATCATCGTGGGGCTGGCGATGGCCCAGCCGGTGCTGGTGACGTTCTCGCTGGCCTGCGTGGTGGTGGCCGGCGCCTATGGTGCCTACAGCGTGAGCCGACGTATTTTCATGATCCAGGCGGTGCCGGCGATTCTGGCGCTGGTTCTTCGCGCGGTGGCGTGA